A single genomic interval of Bifidobacteriaceae bacterium harbors:
- the rpe gene encoding ribulose-phosphate 3-epimerase codes for MPVEIAPSILTADFANLERELERIASADWVHLDVMDGHFVPNLTIGLPVIRRIAQISPLPTDVHLMIANPDRFAAEYAAAGATSVTFHLEAAKAPVRLAREIRAQGAKAAVAVNPATPVAALENLVDELDMILIMSVEPGFGGQHFIERSLAKLAQARSLVGDRPVKLQIDGGADRQTVPRIAKAGADVIVAGSAVFGAQDPAAEIRALRELAR; via the coding sequence GTGCCGGTTGAGATTGCGCCATCGATTCTGACAGCCGATTTCGCCAATCTGGAACGGGAACTGGAGCGAATAGCCAGCGCCGATTGGGTTCATCTCGATGTCATGGACGGCCACTTCGTGCCGAATCTGACCATTGGGCTGCCCGTGATCCGGCGAATCGCCCAGATCAGCCCCCTGCCGACCGACGTGCACCTGATGATCGCCAACCCGGACCGGTTCGCGGCCGAATACGCGGCGGCGGGTGCCACTTCCGTGACATTCCACCTGGAGGCGGCTAAGGCGCCGGTCAGGCTGGCCAGGGAAATACGCGCCCAGGGCGCCAAGGCGGCCGTCGCCGTCAACCCGGCCACGCCGGTCGCGGCGCTGGAAAACCTGGTGGACGAACTCGACATGATCCTGATCATGTCGGTGGAACCCGGTTTTGGGGGCCAGCACTTCATTGAGCGCTCGCTCGCCAAGTTGGCGCAGGCGCGCTCCTTGGTGGGGGACCGGCCCGTCAAACTGCAAATCGACGGCGGGGCCGACCGCCAGACGGTGCCCAGAATCGCCAAGGCCGGCGCCGACGTGATTGTGGCCGGTTCGGCCGTGTTCGGCGCCCAGGACCCGGCGGCCGAAATCCGCGCGCTGCGGGAGCTGGCTCGTTGA